From Thermoflexus sp.:
CGTGGAATACGAAGAGCGGATCGTGGATATCGCCCGTGTGGCGAAGGTCCATAAGGGCGGCCGATCCTTCTCTTTCCGGGTGGTCGCCGTGGTCGGTGATCGCAACGGACGGGTGGGGGTGGGGATCGGCAAGGCCCGGGCGGTTCCGGAGGCGATGCGGAAGGCCACGGAGCGCGCCCGACGGAATATGAAAAAGGTAGCCTTGCTGGGAACAACGATTCCCCATCCGGTCGTGGTGAAGTTCGGGGCCACGCGGCTGGTTCTGAAGCCCGCCTCACCGGGGACCGGCGTCATCGCCGCCGGGGGGGTTCGAGCGGTTCTGGAGGCCGCCGGAATCCGGGATGTGCTGACCAAGATCCTGGGAAGCACGAATCCGGTCAACGTGGTTTATGCCACCATGAAGGGGCTGGAGATGTTGCGCTCCCCTGAGGAGATCGCCAAGATTCGAGGGAAGCCCGTTGAAGATGTTATGCCACCATGGAGCCGTAAGCGCTATGAAGGGTGAGGGGGTTCGACAACTTCGAATCACGTTGGTGAAAAGTCCCATCGGGTATTCCCGGCGTCAGCGCCATACGCTGCGCACGCTGGGCCTGCGCCATTTGAACGATGTGGCAGAGTGGCCGGATACGCCAATTGTCCGCGGGATGATTCAAAAGGTCAGCCATCTGGTTCATGTGGAGGAGGTGGAGCGTGAAGCTTCATGAATTGAAGCCGGCGCCGGGCTCGAAGAAAGCGCGAAAGCGCGTGGGCCGCGGGCTCGGTTCGGGTCACGGGACCTACGCGGGGCGGGGTCGGAAGGGGCAGAAATCCCGTTCCGGTGATCGGAAGATGCCCCCGTATTTTGAGGGCGGGCGCACCCCTCTGGTCCGGCGTCTCCCCAAGGCGCGAGGGGAGGGCTTCACGCTGGTGGAGAAGGTCCGGTATCAGCCGGTCAATGTGGGGCAGCTGAATCGTTTTCCTCCCCATAGCGAGATCACTCCGCTGATCCTGGCACAAGCGGGCCTGCTGCGGGATCCAGAGGAGCCGGTGGTGATCCTGGGGGATGGGGAGCTGGACCGCCCGCTCCTCGTTCGGGCTCACCGCTTTTCGGCATCCGCCCGGGCGAAAATCGAGGCCGCCGGCGGCCAGGCGGTGGTGATCCCTCATTGAGGACCAGGATGGATCCGGGGGATCGCCTTTTCCCTCTGTCGATCTGCGGTGCGGGGAGGGATGGGCTCTCTCCATAGGCGCATGGGGGGCGGATCGCTTCAGGGGCCGCATGAGGGGCCATTGTGTCAGATCGTTGGGGCGGTTGGGAGCTTATAAGGAGGACTCATGCTGGACGCGTTGCGAAACGCATGGCATCTGCCGGATCTGCGGCGCAAGATCCTTTATACGCTGCTGATCCTGGTCATCTACCGCCTGGCCGCGCATATCCCGGTGCCCGGAGTGGACCGGGCGGCGCTGCAGCAGTTGCTTCAGGGCACCACCGCTGCCGGGCAGCTTTACATCATCCTGGACCTGCTCTCGGGTGGTGCTATTGCCAACTTCTCCATTATGGCGATGGGAGTCTACCCATATGTGACGGCCTCTATTATCCTTCAGCTTCTGGTTCCTATCGTTCCGCAACTGGAACGGCTGGTGAAAGAGGGGGGATCGGAGGGCCGTCGCAAGCTGGAACAATACACGTATTTCCTCACGGTCCCACTGGCTGCCCTTTACGCGATCGGCCAGGCCAACCTGCTCAGCGCTCCAGGGCGGGCGGTGCTGCCCAATTTCGGTTTCGCTCCTCACCAGCTGTTGCCGACCCTGACGGTGATCCTGACCATGACCGCGGGCACGATGTTCGCCATCTGGTTAGGTCAGTTGATCACCGAGCAGGGGATCGGCAATGGGCTCTCGCTGATTATCTTTGGTGGGATCGTGGCCCGGGCTCCATACAACCTCGCTCAGATCTGGACCAGCAATGGCCTGATGGGCATTCTGGTGTTCCTGACCCTCACCGTGATCACGGTGGCCGCGATCGTCTTCATCCAGGAAGGACAGCGACGGATCCCTGTCCAGTATGGCCGTCGAGTTCGGGGTCACCGCATCTACGGGGGCGGCAGCACGTATATCCCCCTCCGGGTGAACATGGCTGGGATGATCCCTCTCATCCTCGCTCAATCGGTGCTGGCGTTCCCGGCCATCATCGCGCAATTCTTCCAGTATTCCAGCAATGCGATCGTCGCAAGCATCGCCAACACCATCGTCAGCGTGTTCTCCGGGTTCCATGACGCCTACTGGCCCATGTATTTTATTACCGTTGTTGCTTTTACTTACTTTTACACGGATGTGATGTTGCAGCAGATGAACCTGGCGGATACCCTGCAGAAGCAAGGGGGATTTATCCCGGGCATCCGGCCCGGGAAGGCCACTGAGCAGTATATCAATCGGATCTCCCGGCGCATCACCCTGGTGGGGGCGCTGTTCCTGGGGATCCTGGCGATCCTGCCCTGGCCGGTGCGTTCGGTGCTCCAGACCAATGTGCTGCTTTTCAGCAGCGCCGCGCTCCTGATCGTGGTCGGCGTGGTCCTCGATACCATGCGGCAGCTGGAGGCGCAGCTGGTGATGCGCCACTATGAGGGCTTCATCCGATGAGCCGTTTGCGCTTCGATGGAGTCATGGAATGATGCCCTTGGATCTGATCCTGCTGGGGCCTCCAGGTGCGGGGAAGGGGACGCAGGCCAAGATCCTCAGCCAGCGCCTGGGCATCCCTCATGTGGCCAGCGGTGATCTCTTTCGCGATCACCTGCATCGTCAGACCCCCCTGGGCCAGCTGGCCCGTCAGTATATGGATCGAGGCGAGCTGGTGCCGGATGATGTGACCATCGGGATGATTCGGGAGCGATTGGAGCAGGCGGATTGCCGCCACGGAGTGATCCTGGATGGGTTCCCTCGAACGCCTGCTCAGGCTCAGGCGCTCGATGAGCTTCTGGCCGGGATGGGCCGATCCCTGACGGCGGTCCTTTATATCCGGGTGCGTGACGAACTGCTGCTCCGGCGTCTGGCAGGGCGCTGGACCTGTCGGACATGCGGCGCGGTGTATCATGTGGAGTTCAACCCGCCCCGCGTGCCGGGCCGCTGCGATCTCGATGGGGGCCCGCTCTATCAGCGCGAAGATGACACCGAAGAGGTTCAGCGGCGGCGTATCCAAGTTTACCAGGAGCAGACGGCGCCCCTGGTTTCGTTTTATCGGGAGCGGGACTTGCTGGTGGAAATCGATGGGGAACGGCCCATCCCGGAGGTGACGGAGGAGCTGATCCGGGCGATCGAAGTGCGGAAGGCGGTGGATCCATGAGCCCGCGGGTGATCCCTCGAACAGGCCGGGCGGCGGCGGGGATCCGGCTGAAGACGTGGGCTGAGATCCGGATGATGCGGGAAGCCGGTCGGATTGTGGCTGAGGTGCTGGCCGCCATGCGCACCATGGTCCAGCCCGGCGTCGCCACCGCCGAACTGGATCGGTGGGCTGAGGATTACATCCGCCGCCGGGGAGGGATCCCGGCTTTCAAGGGTTATCCCAGCATGAAGGATGAGGGGGGGCCGCCTTACCCGGCTACGCTCTGCACCTCCGTGAACCATGTGCTGGTTCACGGCATCCCCGGCCCCTACCGGCTGAAGGAAGGGGATATCATCAGCATCGATGTGGGGGTCAACTTCCGGGGCTATTACGCGGATGCGGCGATCACGCTGCCCGTTGGCTCCATCCCTCCGGAGGTCCGTCGACTTCTGGAAGTCACAGAAGCGGCCCTGTGGGCGGCGATCGCTCAGGCCCGGCCCGGTCGACGTCTGGGGGATATCCAGTGGGCCATTCAACATACGGTGGAATCTCAGGGATTCCGTGTGGCCCGCGAATTCACCAGCCATGGGATCGGGCGAGCCCTCCATGAGCCGCCCTCCTTTGTGAATCGGGGCCATCCCGGTCGGGGTCTCCCCCTGCGACCGGGGATGACGATCGCAATCGAGCCGATGGTCACAATGGGCGATTGGCGGACCCGTATTCTGGAGGATGGATGGACCGTCATCACACTGGATGGAAGCCTGGCGGCCCATTTCGAGCATACCATCGCGATTACGGAGGGGGATCCGATCATCCTGACCGCTCTGGAGGATGATCCACGTCTGGCCTCGTGAGCTTCGATAAGGTCTGGATAAATGAAGCGGGAGGTTCCTCGGGGGGCTCTGGTGGCCAGCCCTGAAACCTTCTATGGGGAAGCCCGCTGCGCGGCCTCTTATGCCGTCAGACATGGCCATTGAAAAGCCCGGGGGCTCCGGGTGGAAAGTGGAAACCTCTCCTTCGTTTGGATAAAATAAGGGTTTGCTGCGCTCATCGCAGACACTCCGTTGTGGGCAGTCGAGCGGCTCATTGGAGATCCGGAGCGCGTTCCCTGTCTGCGAATTCTATCGTGGGAGGGTGCGATGAAGGTCACACCGTCTGTCCGCCGGCGATGTCCGAAATGTAAAATCGTTCGGCGCAAGGGGGTGGTGCGGGTGATCTGTGAAAATCCCAAGCATAAGCAGCGGCAAGGATGATCGAGGGTTGGCCAAGCAATGGGGATCTGAAAGAGGAGGGAGCATTCAATGGCCCGAATTGCTGGTGTGGAATTGCCCCGGGATAAGCGGGTGGAGATCGCCCTCACCTATATCTTTGGGATCGGTCGTTCCCTCGCCAAGAAGATCCTGCAGCAGACGGGGGTGAACCCGGATAAACGGGTGAAAGATTTGACGGAGAGCGAGGTGAACCTCCTACGGGAGACCATTGAGCGGAACTACAAGGTAGAGGGCGATCTGCGCCGCGAGATCGCGATGAATATCAAGCGGCTGATCGATATCGGGTGCTATCGAGGATTGCGACACAAAATGAATCTTCCAGTGCGGGGCCAGCGGACCCGAACCAACGCTCGCACTCGTAAGGGTCCGCGGAAGACGGTGCCCGGTCGCGGCCGCAAGCGCGGCGCTAAGAAGAAGTGATCTGGAATTATAGAAAGGACATCTCGGATGTCCTCCGTAGCCCATGGCCCCTGTCCGGAGGATGGAGGAGGGCATCCGATTTCATCTTCAGGCTGTCGAGATCATGCGCGATCACCGGGAGGGAGGCATCTATGGCGCGAGGTTCGAGGGGGGGTCGAAAGGCCCGCAAGAATGTCACCCGAGCTCACGTTTACATCCATGCAACGTTTAACAATACCATCGTCACGGTTACGGATCCCAACGGGGATACTCTGACGTGGGCCAGTGGGGGGACCATCGGCTATAAGGGTTCAAAGAAGAGCACCCCCTACGCGGCGCGTCTGGCGGCCGAACAGGCGGCTCGAAAAGCGATGGATATGGGGGTTCGGGAAATCGATGTCTTCATCAACGGCCCGGGCCCCGGGCGCGAGGCAGCGCTGCGTGCGCTGCACGCGATGGGGCTGAAGATCCGATCGATCACCGATGTCACGCCCATCCCCCACAACGGATGCAAGCCGCCTTCTAAGCGCCGGGTGTAGGGTGAGCTTACGGCCCAGGAAGCAAACGGGGCGTCCATCTGAACTGCATGGGAGCGAGACCCAGTTTGGGAGGAGCGAATGGCACGTTATATCGGACCGGTCTGTCGGTTATGTCGCCGGGAAGGCGAGAAGCTTTATCTGAAAGGGGAGCGTTGCTTTAGCCCGAAGTGTGCGATTGAACGACGAAATTATCCCCCCGGCCAGCATGGTCGGGAGCTGCAATTCCGCCGAAGCCGGCCTTCGGATTACGGGCTTCAGCTGCGGGAGAAGCAGAAGTTGCGGCGGATCTATGGGGTGCTGGAGCGCCAGTTCCGACGCTACTTTGAAATCGCCCAGCGGGCGCGGGGGATGACGGGCGCCCTCCTGCTGATCCTGCTGGAACGCCGTCTGGACAATGTGGTCTATCGTCTGGGGTTCGCCAGTTCACGGGCTCAGGCGCGACAGTTGGTCCGCCATGGTCATTTTGAAGTCAACGGCCGCAAGGTCGATATCCCTTCCTATCAGGTGAAGCCGGGCGATGTCATCCGGGTGCGGGATAGCAGTCGGGAGAAGGAGTATTTCAAGAACATCATGGAGCGCCTGGAGGGCCACCGCCCGCCGCCATGGCTCCAGCTGAACCCCCAGGATCTATCGGGCCAGGTGTTGCGTCTTCCGGTGCGAGAGGAAATCGATACGCGGGTGCAGGAGCATCTCATCGTGGAGTTCTATTCGCGATAACGGGGAGGGATCCGGAACGAATTCCCAAAATCTTCCTCTCCCCAGCTCCTTCCGCATATGAGGTGGCTCGAGGCGATGCGGGGGTTACAGGGAAGGTCCGATGCTCGACCTGGCTCCCGAAGCGACAAGGAGAAATCTATGTTCCTGTTTGATCGGCAAAGGAGGCTTGAGTGGCGGGCGTAACGTTGGTTCTGCCGAAGGTGGAAGCGGAAATCCTGACGCAGTCCTATGGGCGTTTTGTCATCAGCCCCCTGGAGCCGGGCTATGGGGTGACCATTGGGAACGCCCTCCGGCGGGTGCTGTTGAGCTCGTTGCCGGGCGCGGCGGTGACCAGCATCCGGATCACCGATGTGCCCCATGAATACTCGACGATCCCGGGCGTCCGGGAGGACGTGATCCAGATCATTCTGAACATCAAACAGCTTCGAATGAAGCTCTACGGGGACGGCCCGGCCCGCCTGCGGCTGGAAGTGGCCGGCGAGGGGGTGGTCACGGCGGCGGACATTCAGTGCCCCCCCGAAGTGGAGATCGTGAACCCGGATCTCTATTTATTCACTGTGGATGATGATCGGACCCGTCTGGAGATCGAGATGACCGTCGAGCGCGGGCGGGGATATTCGCCAGCGGAAGAGCGGGGCCGCCTTCCCATCGGGGAGATCCCGGTGGATGCCATCTTCAGCCCAGTCCGGCGCTGCACTTTTGAGATCGATCGGGCCCGTGTAGGGCAGCGGACCACCTATGACCGGCTGGTGATGGAGATCTGGACGGATGGGACGATGGGACCGAAAGATGCTTTGATCGAAGCGGCCCGGTTGTTGCTGCAACATTTCTCCCTGATCTCGGAGTTCGTGGGGCCTGAGGAGGTGGAAGCCCCGCCCCAGCCGGCGCGGGAGATGATCCCGCCTCAGGCTTACGAGACATCCCTGGAGAGCCTGGAGCTGAGCGCGCGGGTGATCAATCCCCTTCGACGGGCAGGCATCACCACCGTGGGCCAGGTCCTCGAGCTGTTCTATCGGGGGGAGGAGGCGCTGCTTTCTGTTCGCAATTTCGGGGCCAAGTCCCTGGAGGAATTGAAGGAGCGCCTGATCGAGCGGGGCTTTCTGAGGCCTGAGGATCTGCCGCAGCCCGCAGAGGAGACGGAGGAGGCCTGACCATGCGCCATCGAGTTGCCGGGAAGACATTGAGCCGAGATAAAGACCATCGGGAAGCCCTGGCCCGGAATCTGGCGACTCAGCTCTTTCTGCATGGGGCGATCGAAACCACCGAGGCCAAGGCGAAATTCGTCCAGGCCTATGCGGAGAAATTGATCACCCTGGCCAAGCAGGCGCTGGAGGATCCTTCGAAGCAGGTGGCCGCGCGGCGGCTGGCGGCGGCTCGCCTGTATGGCCGCGAGGTGGTCAAAAAGCTTTTCGATGAGATCGCCCCGCGCTACAGGGACCGGAACGGGGGATACACCCGGATTTATAAGCTCGGATTCCGTCGAGGAGACGCGGCACCGGTGGCCCGTCTGGAGCTGGTTCAGGAATAGCCTGGCCTTTTCCGAGACCTGCACAAGGGCAATGCGGCTGCTCTCCCCCGTGGGATGGGCGTCATCCCTGTCCAGCGTTGGGGCAGAGCGGGCCGGCCCCTCTTCCAAAGGCCTCCTGCCGTGGGATGCGGAATGCGGATCTGGGCAGCCCTGGCTTATGAAGGCACAAGGTATCGGGGGTTCCAGCGCCTGGCCCCGTCCCATGAGCCGACGATCCAGGGCGTTCTGGAAGCGACCCTCCAGCATCTGGCCGGAGCTCCGATCCGGGTGCGGGGGGCCGGCCGCACGGATGCGGGGGTTCATGCGTTCGGCCAGGTGGTCGCTTTTGATATCTCCTGGCGGCATTCCCTGGAGGATCTGCAGCGGGCCCTGAATGCCCTCCTGCCATTCGACATGGTGGTCTGGGCTCTGGGGGAAGCGCCGCCGGATTTCCATCCCCGTCGGGAGGCTCAGACCCGGATCTATCGCTACCTGATCTACAACGGGCCCCGGCGGGATCCTTTCGGGCGCACGCTGGCCTGGCATGTGCCGTCGCCCCTTGATGTCATGGCGATGCGTCAGGCTGCCGCCCTCTGGGTGGGGCGCCATGACTTCGGGGCGTTTGGCCGCCCCCCCAGAGGTCAGAATACTGTGCGGGAGGTCCGAAGGGCCGCCGTCGTCGCCGACGGGGAATGGGTGGCGTTTGAGATCGAGGCGGATGCGTTTCTTTATCATATGGTTCGCATTATGGTGGCGGTACTGGTCGCCATCGGCCGGGGGGAGCGGCCCCCGGAAGCGGCGGCCGCCTACCTGAGGCGACCGGATGCCTATCCAGCCCATGCGCCGGCTCCGCCGTATGGCCTCTATTTCGTGGGCGCGCGCTATGAGCGGATTTCGATTCCGCCGCCACCGAAGTTCTTGCCCGATTGCCTTCGAGGCTTGCAGGACCAATAGAGCTCCGTCCATCTCAGCCTGTTGCAGGAGGGAGAGCGCCGTGAAAACTTACGTCACCAAGCCGGCCGATATCCGGGCGGAATGGTGGGTCGTGGATGCAACCAACCAGAACCTGGGTCGGTTGGCCAGCCGGATCGCCCAAATCCTTCGCGGGAAGCATAAGCCGTATTTTGACCCTTCGCAGGATTGCGGGGACTATGTGATCGTGATCAATGCCGCCAAGGTGGCGGTTCATCCCCGCCATCTGGAGCAGAAGGTGTATTACCGTCACAGCGGATATCCAGGCGGTTTGCGGGAAATCCCCATGCGCCGGATGTTGCAGACCCATCCCGAGCGGGTGATTCAGAGGGCGGTGTGGGGGATGCTGCCGAAGAACCGTCTGGGGCGGCGCATGCTGAAGAAGCTAAAGGTCTATCCTGGGCCGGAGCATCCGCATCAGGCCCAGCAGCCTAAACCGCTTCCCCTGTGAATGGGTTCCGTTCGCTCAAGCCGGGCTTACGCTGTTTCGCTTCGGTCGGCGAGGGGGCATGGCCTTTTCCTCTCTTTTCAGAGCTCAGCAGCGTAAGCCCGCTCCCATCGTCCACTTGATCCAGAGGGAGAGGAGCGCCTATGGCCGCTGTTGTGGAAGGGCTCACTTTTGAGGCTTTCAAAGGCCGTCCTTATGTTGAGGGCGTGGGTCGACGCAAGCGGGCCGTCGCCCGGGTTCGTCTATATACGGGTGGAAGGGGAGTGTTTATTGTGAATAACAAGCCCGTGCAGGATTACTTTGTCCGCGAGCAGGATCTCCATCATCTGTTTGAGCCGCTCCGCCTGGCCGGCCTGGAAGGGAAGCTGGATGTCACGGTGAGGGTCGAGGGAGGTGGCCTCACGGGCCAGGCCGGCGCGATTCGCCTGGGGCTGGCCCGCGCCCTGCTTCTGGTGGATCCGGGTTTGCGCCCCCTGCTGAAACAGCATGGCATGCTGACCCGTGATCCTCGGGAGAAAGAGCGCAAGAAGCCCGGGCTCCGGCGCGCGCGCAAGGCACCTCAGTCGCCTAAGCGTTGAATACCATGATTATGATTTCCCCGTGGGCCAGATGGGCTGTCCTCGGCAGGCCCGTCTGGCCCCGATGGGGTTTCTCTCCCCGCCCTCAACCCGAGGACACTATCCGGCTCTAAAGGCTCAGAATCCGCCGGAGCTCTCGAAGGACCAGGGTGGGTCGTTCGTCTCGTAAAAGGGGCAATCGAATACGGGTCCGGCGGATTTGATCGAGATCGATGGAGGCCAGGATCAGGGCTTCGTCGAAATAAGGGCCTTGCACCACCAGATCCCCGCTCGGATCGAAAATGGTCGACCCCCCCCAGAAGTTCTGTCCATCCTCAAATCCGGCGCGGTTCACATGGATGACGAAAACGGTGAAAAGGCTCGCATAGGCCTGATTGACCAGTTCGACCCATTTTGCGCTTCCGAACTTCCCCGGAATTCCCAATCCGCGTCCCGGGCTCGCCGAGGTGAAGATCAGCACCTCCGCCCCATCCAGCCAGAGGAGGTAAGGCGGGCTGATGTGCCAGAAATCCTCGCAGATCAACAATCCGAAGCGTCCGAAGCGGGTATCGAAAGCCCGAACCTGATCCCCGGGGGCCATATCCCGGCCCTCATCGAACATCCCATAAGTTGGAAGATAAACTTTGCGATGGCGATGGATTATATGTCCCCCAGCCAGATAAGCGCCTGTCGTGTAGTAGCGCCCTCGTTCATCCATCTCCACGAACCCGACGACCAGGTCGGCCCGCCGGCTCGCTTCCAGCAGGGGCTGGAGAACCGGATGGTTCGGTTCAGGACGTATGGCCACTTCATATGTGAGATCCTGAAGCACATATCCGGTGAGGGAAAGCTCAGGGAACACGATCAGCTCGGCGCCTCGGGCTACTGCGTCCTCAATGACCTCCAGATGTTTGTGGAGGTTGGCCTGCAGATCGCCCAGCCGTGGATAGATCTGAGCCAGACCGATTTTCAGGGCCTTCATTCGGAGACCTCCACCATGGCCGTTTTGTGAAATAATAACCTGGGGCGGGTGTCCACCGCCAGAGGTGGTCCTGAGGAGGGAACCGACCGGCCCAAAGACCGGTGAGACGCATGCGATGCTCTTTGTTAGCCCAGTGAACGAAGCCCTGGATGGGGAGAGGTCCTGGCGATGCGATCTTCCACGCGATGGGCTTGGGTTCTGGTTGTGGGAATGGCGGCCTGCACATCGATGACAAGGCCTCCCAGGTTGCTTGTCCTGTGGCATGCCCTGGACCCCGAGCGGGCTGTTGCCCTGGCCCGGCTCACAGAGGCCTATATGGCGGAGCATCCCAACATCGCGATCTATATCGAGGCGTTCCCCTCGACTCAAGAGCTGCTCAACCGGCTACAGCGGCCATCGGAGCGAGGGCCGGACCTGGTCCTGATTCCGGCGGAGGTGGTGCCGGAGCTGTGGGAGGCCGGGCGGCTGGTTCCTCTTCGCCCATGGCTGGAGGATCCGCAGTATGGGCTATCGGCGGAGGAGCGGGAGGATCTGCTGGCTCCGGTGACCCCCGGCTCCGTTCCATTCCTGCGGGATGGGCTCATTATGTATGCGGATGAGGATCGATTGCTGGAATCCGGTTTTGAGCAACCTCCGACGGATTGGGGAGGGATTCATCAGGTGTGCATGCGGGGAGCGCTGGATCTGAATGGGGATGGGCGTCCGGATACGGCGGGCTGGATCGCCCCGCGGGATGCGCATGTGCTCCAGGGGTGGCTGGCCCAGCGTTCCGTAGCGGATCTGAAGGGATGGGTCGAAGACCTGGCCTTCATGCTGAGGGTGGAATGCGGCCGCCTGATGGATCCCCCATCCGCGTTACAGGCTTTTCTGGAAGGCGAGACCGTGATCCTGTTCGGCCCTACGCGCTGGCTTCCTATCCTGGAGCGGGAGGCCGAAGCCGGGCGGTTAAGGTTCCGGCTGGCCCTGGCTCCCCTGCCCGGCCCATCCGGGCAGGGGAGGGCGATCCTGCCCGGATGGGGATGGGATCTGGCGATCACCGCCCGGGATCCGGAGCAACAAATGGCGGCATGGCGGTTCCTGCACTGGGCCGTGGGGGTCGAGGCGCAGACCCGTTGGGCACAGGATGCGCGATCGATCCCCGTTCGCCGCGCGGCCGCCATGCGATTGCGCCAGCTCACGGGCGCGGAGGCCCGGCTGGGTATGCTGCTCCGCTGGGCGCTCCAGGGATACTGGGAGGAACCTGCAGCGGGGCAAAGTGCGCTGGATCGCCTGAATGAGGCGATCCAGCTGCTGGAAGGCGGAGCCGATGTGTCGGTCATCCTGGACCGATTGCCGCGTCCATAAGGGCGGAATACTCGGACATCTCCACGCCTATCCGATTAGGGAGGGGAACAGTGGGTTCCTCCGGCGCTCATCTCGAAGTCTGGTTGCTCGCGGCCATCGAGGCCGCGCTGGCTGGCGGAGCGGTCCTTCGCGCCTGCTGGCCGATGTCCCGCCAGGTGCATGAGAAAGGGTTTCGGGATTGGGTGACCTCCGCGGATCTGGCGGCCCAGGAGGCGATCTTGACGGTTATCCGGCGCCATGGTCCGGAACATCGGATCCTGGCAGAGGAGGGAGATCACGGGCCAGCGGGCGTAGATATAGAGGAAGGGCCTGTTTGGGTTGTCGATCCCCTGGATGGGACCACAAACTTTGCCCGACGGTTTCCGTGCTTTTCGGTATCGGTCGGGCTGCTGGTGGATGGCGAGCCCGTGGTGGGGGCCATCTATGATCCGCTGAAGGATATGCTGTTCACGGGGGCGCGAGGACGCGGCGCCTTCCTGAACGGAAAGCCGATCCGGGTGAGCGAGACGGAGCGGTTAGAGCAGGCGCTGATCGGGTTGGATTGGGGACACCAGAATGAGACGCGAGAGCGAATCTTGGGGTGGCTCAGCCGGCTGGCGGTGCGCTGTCAAACCGTTCGCGCCATCGGATCCGCGGCCCTGGGGATGGCCTATGTGGCGGCCGGATGGCTCGATTTCTATTTTCACTTTGCGCTGCAACCATGGGATGTGGCTGCAGCTGCAGTGATCGTTCGCGAGGCAGGAGGAACCATTTATCAACCGGATGGCGCGCCGTGGTCCTTCCGAAGCTCCGCCGCCGTGGTGAGCAATGGGCGGCTGGAGCGCGCGGTCTGGGCCGCTATGGGGATGTAAAGCGGAGCTTCGACGCGGGAGCGAAGACCCGGAGGGGGTCGGATGCCTAACCCCCTTCGGGAGACAGGAGCCAGGAGCCCAGCGATTTGACAGATTCGCAGTTCTCTGTTAATATGGAAAAGCGCGGTGAGCACATGCGTGAAGGGAGGTCGAAGGCTGGACCGCCGGTCGGCTGAGACGCCCCGGCGGTTCTTTGTTGCCCTGGAATCGGTCCCACGCCGTCCTCCAGGCGATCGCCAGACCCCTTCTCTCTCAACAGAAGCCCTGCTCAGGCTTCCCCCTCAAAATTTTTCGAGGAGTTCGTCCGATGTCTGAAGCGCGCATGAAGGGGACCGTTCGCTGGTTCAACCGCACCAAGGGTTACGGGTTCATCCGGCCTGATCACGGGGAGAAGGACATCTTCGTCCACTACTCCGGGATCGCGGGGGATGGTTTCCGGAACCTGGAGGAAGGGGACCGGGTGGAATTCAGCGTCCGG
This genomic window contains:
- the rpsE gene encoding 30S ribosomal protein S5, coding for MAEIREVPTVEYEERIVDIARVAKVHKGGRSFSFRVVAVVGDRNGRVGVGIGKARAVPEAMRKATERARRNMKKVALLGTTIPHPVVVKFGATRLVLKPASPGTGVIAAGGVRAVLEAAGIRDVLTKILGSTNPVNVVYATMKGLEMLRSPEEIAKIRGKPVEDVMPPWSRKRYEG
- the rpmD gene encoding 50S ribosomal protein L30 — its product is MKGEGVRQLRITLVKSPIGYSRRQRHTLRTLGLRHLNDVAEWPDTPIVRGMIQKVSHLVHVEEVEREAS
- the rplO gene encoding 50S ribosomal protein L15, whose amino-acid sequence is MKLHELKPAPGSKKARKRVGRGLGSGHGTYAGRGRKGQKSRSGDRKMPPYFEGGRTPLVRRLPKARGEGFTLVEKVRYQPVNVGQLNRFPPHSEITPLILAQAGLLRDPEEPVVILGDGELDRPLLVRAHRFSASARAKIEAAGGQAVVIPH
- the secY gene encoding preprotein translocase subunit SecY, coding for MLDALRNAWHLPDLRRKILYTLLILVIYRLAAHIPVPGVDRAALQQLLQGTTAAGQLYIILDLLSGGAIANFSIMAMGVYPYVTASIILQLLVPIVPQLERLVKEGGSEGRRKLEQYTYFLTVPLAALYAIGQANLLSAPGRAVLPNFGFAPHQLLPTLTVILTMTAGTMFAIWLGQLITEQGIGNGLSLIIFGGIVARAPYNLAQIWTSNGLMGILVFLTLTVITVAAIVFIQEGQRRIPVQYGRRVRGHRIYGGGSTYIPLRVNMAGMIPLILAQSVLAFPAIIAQFFQYSSNAIVASIANTIVSVFSGFHDAYWPMYFITVVAFTYFYTDVMLQQMNLADTLQKQGGFIPGIRPGKATEQYINRISRRITLVGALFLGILAILPWPVRSVLQTNVLLFSSAALLIVVGVVLDTMRQLEAQLVMRHYEGFIR
- a CDS encoding adenylate kinase codes for the protein MMPLDLILLGPPGAGKGTQAKILSQRLGIPHVASGDLFRDHLHRQTPLGQLARQYMDRGELVPDDVTIGMIRERLEQADCRHGVILDGFPRTPAQAQALDELLAGMGRSLTAVLYIRVRDELLLRRLAGRWTCRTCGAVYHVEFNPPRVPGRCDLDGGPLYQREDDTEEVQRRRIQVYQEQTAPLVSFYRERDLLVEIDGERPIPEVTEELIRAIEVRKAVDP
- the map gene encoding type I methionyl aminopeptidase; translation: MSPRVIPRTGRAAAGIRLKTWAEIRMMREAGRIVAEVLAAMRTMVQPGVATAELDRWAEDYIRRRGGIPAFKGYPSMKDEGGPPYPATLCTSVNHVLVHGIPGPYRLKEGDIISIDVGVNFRGYYADAAITLPVGSIPPEVRRLLEVTEAALWAAIAQARPGRRLGDIQWAIQHTVESQGFRVAREFTSHGIGRALHEPPSFVNRGHPGRGLPLRPGMTIAIEPMVTMGDWRTRILEDGWTVITLDGSLAAHFEHTIAITEGDPIILTALEDDPRLAS
- the rpmJ gene encoding 50S ribosomal protein L36; this encodes MKVTPSVRRRCPKCKIVRRKGVVRVICENPKHKQRQG
- the rpsM gene encoding 30S ribosomal protein S13; translated protein: MARIAGVELPRDKRVEIALTYIFGIGRSLAKKILQQTGVNPDKRVKDLTESEVNLLRETIERNYKVEGDLRREIAMNIKRLIDIGCYRGLRHKMNLPVRGQRTRTNARTRKGPRKTVPGRGRKRGAKKK
- the rpsK gene encoding 30S ribosomal protein S11, with protein sequence MARGSRGGRKARKNVTRAHVYIHATFNNTIVTVTDPNGDTLTWASGGTIGYKGSKKSTPYAARLAAEQAARKAMDMGVREIDVFINGPGPGREAALRALHAMGLKIRSITDVTPIPHNGCKPPSKRRV
- the rpsD gene encoding 30S ribosomal protein S4, which codes for MARYIGPVCRLCRREGEKLYLKGERCFSPKCAIERRNYPPGQHGRELQFRRSRPSDYGLQLREKQKLRRIYGVLERQFRRYFEIAQRARGMTGALLLILLERRLDNVVYRLGFASSRAQARQLVRHGHFEVNGRKVDIPSYQVKPGDVIRVRDSSREKEYFKNIMERLEGHRPPPWLQLNPQDLSGQVLRLPVREEIDTRVQEHLIVEFYSR